In Spirosoma pollinicola, the genomic window CTTCGGTCAGGTGCCAGTGAAAGGTGTTCATTTTGTGCCGAGCCAGCAGGTCGATGTATTTTTTAATAAACGCCACCGGATAAAAATACCGTCCGGCATCGAGCATGGAGCCGCGATAGCCATAACGGGGCGTATCGTCAATGGTGCAGGCCGGCACCGTCCAGGCAACACCGCTTACTTTCGTTGAGCTGAAAATGGCGGCTGGCATCAACTGCATCAGCGATTGCACCCCATAAAAAAAGCCCTGTGGCTGCTCCGCCGAAATGATAATTTGTTTTGGCGAAACAGTCAGCGTATAGCCTTCAGGACCTAATTTCTTGCCTTTGGCATCCGCAAACAAAATACCTTTTGATGATTTGCCGCCGGTAATGGCTGGTGTTGAACCAGTGGCTTTGGCCATTTGATCGGCCAGCACCTGCGCAATCCGGCGCACTTCGGGGTCTGCCGATTGCACTGCAATGGTTGGTGTGGCTGGCAGTGTGTATGTGCCCTTCTGCGCTTCCAGATGGGTGGGTTTGGGCAGCAGGGCGTAGGTTTGCGCATGGGTAGTTTGAGCCGCCATGAACAGCGTAATCAGACAAAAGAATAGTTTTTTCATGAAGGAAAAGGTGTTTAAGGTTGGGGCGATCTGGCGCGGGTATTTAACCGTGCCTTTATATAAAGCAAGCCGGTCCGACGTCCCGGTTCGCTTGCGTCAGTGAATACTGACTTCATCGAAAGGCACGGGTAAATACCCGCGCCAGTCGTTTACTTCAAATACGGACTCAGCACGGTAGCCCAACGGGCATAACCAGCCGGAAGCATATGCAGGCTGTCGGGTTTGAACAGAGCGGGTACCGGCTGACCATTATTGCCAAGCATGGCTGGCCGAATATCCACAAACTGGGTATTTTCCTGTTTCGCCAGATAGTCCTTAATGAGCTGATTAGCCGTGTCATTCTCCCGAAAATACTGCCGACGAGATGGGCTGGGCTTGATCGAAATAAACGTGAACAGTGCATTAGGTAGTTTCTGGCGAACGTGTTCGAATAAAGCAACAAGCCGCTCATACGTTTGCTGACCCGTTTGCTTGCCAGTCGCTATGTCATTCTCGCCCGCGTAGATCACAACCTGTTTGGGTTGGTAAGGCACAATGATCCGGTCGGCATAGAGCAGTACCTGACTTAGTTCAGAACCACCAAACCCACGCTGAATTAGGTTCTTGTTCGGGAAGTAGGTTGATAAATTATCCCAATAGCGAATGGATGAACTGCCGGTAAAGACAATGGCATTCTGGGGTGGGGGAGAAGCCTTGTCCGCTTGCTCAAACGCCCGAATGTCGGCCTCGAACGGGCGGTCTGTCGATACGGGCTGAGCCTGGCCAAACGCCCCTACACTTATTACTAATAAACCTGTACACCAACGTAGCTTCATGATACTTTCTTTAATCGGCGGGAATTACGTCTTAACGAACCGACTTTTTAAATGAAAGGCACGACCGACTCTAAACTCATGCCCCTCGACCCTTTTATTAATATATGGGTATCGGTCATGGGGTTGTCCATCACCCAGTTATGGAGCGAAAATTTATCGGGGAAGTAGTAGGCTTTCGGTAAATAACGCAGAGCGAAGTGCATGTCTTTTCCGGCCAGGATTACCAGATCGAAGTTACTTTCGGCAATTAGTTTCCCCAGGGCTGCGTGTTCGGTTTCGCTTTCTGGGCCGAGTTCATACATATCGCCCAAAATTACGGCCCTGCGTTTAGCGGGTGTAGCGGCAAATTGCTGAATAGCCGCAGCCATAGAGCTTGGATTGGCATTATAGGCATCCAGCATGACGGTATTGGTGCCTTTCGTAATAAACTGAGAGCGGTTATTGGTTGGATTATAATCGGCTACAGCCCGATTGGCATCTTCGGGCGATACACCGAAATAATCGCCAATGGCCAGTGCCGCTAACATATTATCGAAATTATAGCGACCGGGTAAATGCGTCGTTATTTCGTGGCCGGAGGCATCGCTGAAAACAACCACCGGCGATTCACTGAGTAGGGTTACAGGTGCTTCATCCGGCTTGGTTGCCGGGTAGAAAATGGCTTCGGCGAAGGTGGTTTCAGACCGTATGCTTTTGAGCCGTTCGCGATACATGGCCGTCAGGGTTTTATCGCGCGAGTTGATAAAGACCGTCCGGGCGTTTTGTGCCAGGTAATCATACAACTCGCCTTTGCCTTTCCGAACGCCTTCTATACCGCCAAAACCCTCAAGGTGCGCTTTCCCAACATTGGTAATGAGACCGTGGGTGGGCTGGGCAATGGAGCAGAGTAACGCAATTTCCTGCTGGTGGTTGGCCCCCATTTCAACGATGGCCATTTCATGTTGTTCGTTCAGCGACAGGAGCGTGAGCGGCACACCGATGTGATTGTTGAGGTTACCGACGGTGGCATAAACCTGATAATTCTTCGACAGAACAGCCGCCATCAACTCTTTCGTTGTCGTTTTGCCATTGGAACCCGTCAGCCCGATAACGGGGAAGGAAAACGTTTGGCGGTGGTGCCGGGCCAAATCCTGAAGCGCTGTCAAACCGTCCGTTACGAGCAGGCATCGGGACGGCTCCTGCTCTGCTACACGCGGATCATCGACAATGGCGTAACGTGCCCCGGAAGCAATAGCCTGTTCGGCAAATTTGTTGCCATCGAAGTTGTCTCCTTTAAGGGTAACAAATAAACAATCGGGCGTTATTTTGCGGGTGTCGGTCGAGACGCCTGTGCATTCAAGAAATTTATGATAGAGTTGTTCGGTTGACAGCATATTTGGACTGGTTTCGTCGTTTTCTAAACGCAACGGATAAAACGAATAGCGCCAGAAGCTTGATGAATTAAATTTCCCTTGCCTACTCTGCGAAAAACGTTGCGCTCTTTGCGTTTAAGCGATACCCAAAAATAGATGAAAAAGCTGTTTACGCTTTGTTTTTTAGTAATTCCACTGTTCACCTACGCTCAGTCGGCCGGGAAGATCTCCTTTCGATATGACCTGAACCCAACCGTGAGTGTCAGCGGGCGTGCTTTGCTGAATCCCTGGGCGGGGGGGCTGAATACCACCCAATACTCAACCATTCGCCTGAATAACGATACCCGCGATGATCTGGCCGTGTTTGACCGGACAACCAATAAGATAAGCACCTTCATCGCGATTGACAACCCAACGGGAAGCGGCATCGCCTGGCAATACGCCCCCGAATACGAAATCGCTTTTCCGGCCGTGATGTATAGCTGGATGCTGCTGGTGGACTATGACGGCGACGGTAAAAAAGACATTTTTACCAACAGTGAAAAAGGGGTAGCCATCTATCACAATGAGTCGCAGGGCGGTGTAGTTTCGTTTAAGCTGGCTGTTAATCCGCTCAAAACGGTCGGTTTCAGCGGGCTTCAAACGCTGTATATTACGTCTGTCGATTTGCCCGCCATTACAGATTATGACGACGACGGCGACATTGACATTATTACGTTCGACGCCGATGGAAACATTATTGCCTATCAGCAAAATATGAGCGTTGAGAGAACCGGCACAAAAGGACTCGATTTTGTGCGCACCGGTGATCAGTGCTGGGGCCATTTTCACAAAGAATTTTGTAACGATTTTACTTTCGGTATTCAGTGTACAGATGGATCAGGCCGGGTAGCTGCTCCAAAACCCAGCGGAGCAAGGCCGCTGCATACGGGCAACACCCTGACCGTACTGGATACGGATGGGGATGGCAAGAAAGACTTGCTGTTTGGGTTTGTGAGTTGCGAAAACATTGCCCGGTTGCATAATAGTGGTCCCAACAGCGCCAGTGCTAACTTTACGAGCTACGACAGTTTGTTTCCCGCTATATCGCCCATCCTGTTCCCGGCCTTTCCGGCCACCTATTTTGAAGATGTAGACGGCGATGGGCAGAAGGATTTACTGGCATCGCCCAACGTTAATTTCAACGATAATCACGCATTCGATTTTCGTGCATCGGGCTGGTTTTATAAGAATGCGGGCACGACAAAGAATCCGGATTTTCAACTTGTCCAGCGAGATTTCCTGCAAAGCGATATGCTCGATCTGGGCGAGCGGGCTGCCCCGGCTCTGGCCGATCTGGACGGTGACGGAGACATGGATTTGCTCGTTGGATACGGCGGCATAGGACTCGGGTCCAGTTACCGCGCCGGCGTTTGGCATTTCGAGAACAAGGGCACTACCCAAAACCCGGCGTTTGCGCTCATTACAACCGACTATCTCGGTTTGGCGTCGCTGGCACTAACCAATGTGGTTCCTTCGTTTACAGATGTTGACGGAAACGGTAGTGTCGATCTGGTCTTGACCGGAACGAATACGACCGAGGTGCAGGTTCGGGTCATGTTCAATTCGGCAGCAAAAGGGGCCGCTGTTCAATATAATCTGGCGGGTGCAACGCTCTGGCCTACACGGGCGCTACTTAGCCCGTCCGATTTGCTGACCGTAACGGACGTGGATCGGGATGGAAAACCTGACTTGTTGATTAGCCGCTCCAGCACCGGCACAATTCTCTATTACCGCAATGCCGGAACTGCGGTTAGCCCCACGTTCCAGTTGCAAAACCAAACCTTTGGGGGCTTCACCACCGACGATTATGTGTATGCACGTGCCCGCTCGCTGGTGGTCGCCGACTTGAATGGCGATCAGAAAAACGAACTGATTGCCGCTGCCGATAACGGTACCGTTCGGGTGTATCAATTCCCCGATCGACCCGATCAATCGTTTACCCTGATCGACTCGCTGGCTTCTATCGGATTGCCCGGAAAAGGGCTGATCGCTGCGGTTGCCGACCTCGACGGCGATCAACTGCCCGATTTAATGATTGGCAGTACCGCAGGCGGATTGCGTTACCTGAAAAATACCTCGCAAAAAGTGGTTGTAACCGCCGTACCCGACGAGGAACCAACAACGCCCTGGGTTTTTCCGAACCCCACCGATCGTTACCTGACCGTTCGTCCGCAGTATGACGGGCGCGTTGAACTGGTGTCGATATCCGGCCAGTCAGTGCTGCCTGTAGAAGCCGTTAAGGCAAACGTCGAAACAACTCTCGACCTGGGAAATCTAGTCGATGGAACCTACCTGATTCGGCTTATTATCGACAACAGACCTGTTCAGATACAGAAAGTGGTGCTCTGGAAATAACTTGAAACTCTTTTAATTCTTGCTGGTTAATGGGTAACAACTGGTGACCGGAATTGGTATGCAAATGTTCCAGACAGTCACCATCAGCTACTAACCATTATGGAAAATACCAACAACTCTGACCAACAACGAGTCGACGAAAATTCGGGTGGCCCATTGGGAGGTATGTCGCCCAGGCATACCAATATGCCCGAAAATGATACAGAGCAGGATGCTGTCGTGTATGCCGGTTTAGGCGTCGATAACGAACCCGACAGCATGAATCCGGGCGACGAAGAAGCCTCCGACACGCTCCTGTATACGGATACGGCTACCGCACGCCATGCTACGGATCAACTCTCGAATGATGAAGAGCCCGACGAGTTTATTGACGAGAGCGAAGCCGATATGTCAGACGACGATATCGACGAGGAAATCACCGAACTGGCCGAGGAAGAAGACGAAGGCAATGAACGATATTAAGTTTGTATAAATGAAAAAGCCCTACTCATTCGAGTGGGGCTTTTTCGTTTATACATATGTCTGGTTCTATACCGTGAATGACTCAAATGTTACAGCTTTTTACCAATTTTTGACAGCGAAACGATGCGCGGTGAGAGACCTTTGTCATGTCCAGAGCGGACACTAAAACAAACCTCCTCACATCATGAAAACGTTCATTAAATCGCTGGTCATTGCTTGTTCTTTAAGTTTCATCAGTCTATCAGCATCATTTGCAGCACCAAACCCAATTGGCCATCCGATGGCTGTAGCCACCTACAAGGCGGGAATTTATACGACAAAAGAGGGTAAGCTTAGTATTGCCCTGGACAAAGAAGCCGGCGCCCCCGTAGACTTACGCCTGAAGAATTCGAAAGGCGATGTGTACTTCTCTCAACATCTCAACAAAAAGGCAAAAACATTCCGTATTCGTCTGGACGTAAGTGAACTGCCCGACGGCGATTATCAGGTAGAAATCTCCAACGGCGCAGCGTCATCCGTTCAGCTGGTAACTATCTCAACTCAGTCTCCCACTACGCCAAGCCGGCTCGTTGCCATTAACTAAGTTCGCAGTAATTGCCTGACATCCACATCATAACCTATATCTTCCTCTTTTTAAACTGGTAGCCCCCGGCCAGCCCAATGTTTGGGCTGGCCGGGGGCTTATTCGTCTATGAATGCCTATTGATTTACTCAGGAAGTCCGCTACTTTTGTTGGGTTAATTGAGAACAGTAAACGTTCATATATTGATGAAGACGAAGATTTTACTGGTAGATGATGAGGACGATCTGGAAGTGCTTTTCAAACAGATTTTTCGGCGACAAATTCAAGCGAATCAATATGAATTTATGTATGCCCGCGATGGGCAGGAAGCTCTAGCTGTTATTGAGCAATTTCCAGATATTGATGTTGTTCTCAGCGATATTCATATGCCCGTTATGGATGGCCTGACCCTCCTGGCCAAACTATCGGAAACGAATCCAATCATCAGAACAGTAATGGTTACGGCCTATGGCGATATGAGCAATATCCGAACGGCCATGAACCGGGGGGCGTTCGACTTCGTTACCAAACCCGTCGATTTTAAAGACCTGGAAGTAACCATCGAAAAAACGATTCGTTATGTAAACCAGTTGCGGGAAACCGCCGAACTGAAAGCCGTCGATGAGATGAAGACGCGCTTTTTTGCCAACATCACCCACGAACTTCGTACACCCCTCTCACTGATTATTTCGCCGGTCGACAAGCTGCTGGAAACAACAGACCTGCCCGTTTCCTACCAGCAACAACTGTCGACCGTTCGACGAAATGCCCGCCAGTTACTGCGCCTGATCAACCAGTTGTTAGACATAAATAAGCTGGAAGCCCAGCAAATGGATCTGGTTACCGAGGTGGGCGATTTGCCGGGTTTCGTTGCGCAGATCGTGGATTTGTTCCGACCGTCGACAGACATTAAACAGCTAAATCTGGCCTTTA contains:
- a CDS encoding GDSL-type esterase/lipase family protein codes for the protein MKLRWCTGLLVISVGAFGQAQPVSTDRPFEADIRAFEQADKASPPPQNAIVFTGSSSIRYWDNLSTYFPNKNLIQRGFGGSELSQVLLYADRIIVPYQPKQVVIYAGENDIATGKQTGQQTYERLVALFEHVRQKLPNALFTFISIKPSPSRRQYFRENDTANQLIKDYLAKQENTQFVDIRPAMLGNNGQPVPALFKPDSLHMLPAGYARWATVLSPYLK
- a CDS encoding UDP-N-acetylmuramoyl-tripeptide--D-alanyl-D-alanine ligase, producing the protein MLSTEQLYHKFLECTGVSTDTRKITPDCLFVTLKGDNFDGNKFAEQAIASGARYAIVDDPRVAEQEPSRCLLVTDGLTALQDLARHHRQTFSFPVIGLTGSNGKTTTKELMAAVLSKNYQVYATVGNLNNHIGVPLTLLSLNEQHEMAIVEMGANHQQEIALLCSIAQPTHGLITNVGKAHLEGFGGIEGVRKGKGELYDYLAQNARTVFINSRDKTLTAMYRERLKSIRSETTFAEAIFYPATKPDEAPVTLLSESPVVVFSDASGHEITTHLPGRYNFDNMLAALAIGDYFGVSPEDANRAVADYNPTNNRSQFITKGTNTVMLDAYNANPSSMAAAIQQFAATPAKRRAVILGDMYELGPESETEHAALGKLIAESNFDLVILAGKDMHFALRYLPKAYYFPDKFSLHNWVMDNPMTDTHILIKGSRGMSLESVVPFI
- a CDS encoding FG-GAP-like repeat-containing protein, encoding MKKLFTLCFLVIPLFTYAQSAGKISFRYDLNPTVSVSGRALLNPWAGGLNTTQYSTIRLNNDTRDDLAVFDRTTNKISTFIAIDNPTGSGIAWQYAPEYEIAFPAVMYSWMLLVDYDGDGKKDIFTNSEKGVAIYHNESQGGVVSFKLAVNPLKTVGFSGLQTLYITSVDLPAITDYDDDGDIDIITFDADGNIIAYQQNMSVERTGTKGLDFVRTGDQCWGHFHKEFCNDFTFGIQCTDGSGRVAAPKPSGARPLHTGNTLTVLDTDGDGKKDLLFGFVSCENIARLHNSGPNSASANFTSYDSLFPAISPILFPAFPATYFEDVDGDGQKDLLASPNVNFNDNHAFDFRASGWFYKNAGTTKNPDFQLVQRDFLQSDMLDLGERAAPALADLDGDGDMDLLVGYGGIGLGSSYRAGVWHFENKGTTQNPAFALITTDYLGLASLALTNVVPSFTDVDGNGSVDLVLTGTNTTEVQVRVMFNSAAKGAAVQYNLAGATLWPTRALLSPSDLLTVTDVDRDGKPDLLISRSSTGTILYYRNAGTAVSPTFQLQNQTFGGFTTDDYVYARARSLVVADLNGDQKNELIAAADNGTVRVYQFPDRPDQSFTLIDSLASIGLPGKGLIAAVADLDGDQLPDLMIGSTAGGLRYLKNTSQKVVVTAVPDEEPTTPWVFPNPTDRYLTVRPQYDGRVELVSISGQSVLPVEAVKANVETTLDLGNLVDGTYLIRLIIDNRPVQIQKVVLWK